Genomic DNA from Acidobacteriota bacterium:
CTTCCCCGCTCCGCCCCGACACTGAGGCCCCCTCCGGACCGGCCGCTGCGATGGTTCTGCTGCGCCTGCACGCCCGCGGCGCCTCCGGAGCCGGGGAACGACGATGCCTCGGGCACACCGCCGGTCCTCGGGAGCAGCCGGGAACACCGGAGCCGGTTTTCACGTATCATGGCCAGCAACACCGGGACGGTCTGTTGCGGAAGGAGAAGAGGCCATGAGTGAAGATCCCGACCCCCGGCGCTTTCGCACCGAAGAGTTCCGCGTGGACGGCTCCCAGGTGGTTCAGAAGATCAAGGAGCTGGTGCACGAGGGGAACATCCGCCGCATCGTGCTGAAGAACGAGGAGGGGAAATCCCTCCTGGAGGTCCCCCTGACCCTCGGGGTGGTGGGCGCGGCGCTGCTGCCCGTCTTCGCCGCCATCGGCGCGCTGGCGGCCCTGGTGGCCAAGCTCACCATCGTGGTGGAGAAAGTCGAGGAGTAGCCGTTCGTACGCGTCGTCCCGACGCGGACAAGAGGTTCCTACGCGTCGTCCCGACGCGGACGTGATCATTTTGTTCGCTTACTCAACCCGCNNNNNNNNNNNNNNNNNNNNNNNNNNNNNNNNNNNNNNNNNNNNNNNNNNNNNNNNNNNNNNNNNNNNNNNNNNNNNNNNNNNNNNNNNNNNNNNNNNNNGCCGGGACGGCGCGTGCAAACCTCCCCGTTCGTACGCGTCGTCCCGACGCGGACAGCCCGTTCCGCCCCGCGACGCTCTCCCCCCTGCGGTTCTCCCCCCCGCGCCGGGACGGCGCGTGCGAACCTCCCCGTTCGTACGCGTCGTCCCGACGCGGACAGCCCGTTCCGCCCCGCGACGCTCTCCCCCCTGCGGTTCTCCCCCCCGCGCCGGGACGGCGCGTGCAAACCTCCCCGTTCGTACGCGTCGTCCCGACGCGGACAGCCCGTTCCGCCCCGCGACGCTCTCCCCCCTGCGGTTCTCCCCCCCGCGCCGGGACGGCGCGTGCGAACCTCACCCCCGCGCCGGGACGGCGCGTGCGAACTTCAGGCCCCCTGGGGCAGCGGGTGCGTGACGGCCTGTTCCAGGATCTCGCCGCCCAGCGAGATTTTCGTCACCTTCACCGGCACCGGCCTCCCGGAAGCGCGGACCGCGTCCGCCACCAGACGGACCAGCCCGAAGCAGCACGGCACCTCCATGTGGACGACGTGGATGGACTGGAGGGCGTTCCCCGCGAACATCCGGGTGAGCTTGTCCAGGTAGGCCCCCGTGTCGTCCAGCTTGGGGCAGCCGATGAGGAGCGTCTTCCCGCCCAGGAAGGACCGGTGGAAGTCCGGGTAGGCGAAGGGGGCGCAGTCGGCGGCGATCACCAGGTCCGCCCCCTGCAGGTGCTCGGCCCGCACCGGCACCAGGTGGAGCTGCACCGGCCAGTTCTCCAGGCGGGACACGGCGGGCGGCGCCACCGCGAGGTCCGCGGCGGACGGCGCCGTCCGGGTGAGCGTGCGGGCCGCCGAACCGGGGCAGCCGTGCCCCGTGATCCCCCCCGCCGGGTGGAATGGGCGGGCGTGGGCCGCAGACGGGCAGGCCGACGCCGCCGGGGCCGCCTCCCCGGCGAGGTGGCGCTCCACCGCCACGGGGTCGAAGTCCGGCGCCTCCCGCTGCTCGATGGTGAGGGCCCCCTGCGGACAGTGCCCCAGGCAGGCCCCCAGGCCGTCGCACAGGGACTCGCCCACCACCTTGGCCTTGCCGTCCACGATGCGGATGGCGCCTTCCGCGCAGGCGGTCACGCAGAGCCCGCAGCCGTCGCACTTCTCTTCGTCGATCTTGATGATGTTTCGTGTGGACATTGTCTTCCTCCTGTCCCAAACCGATCATGGGGTCAGCATACCGCCGGCGGTCCGGCAAAACATTGACGTGGGTCAAGAGCAGGAAAAAGAAGTCCGTCCCTTCGGCGCAAACACGTGTCAAGTCGTGCACGGTTCCGGGAATGACCTTTACAGGCCGGTTTCGGGAGACCGGGAGAAGTTTTTTTCGCGTTTTCTCACTTTTTTTTCGGATTTTTTTCCACTGAAACGTTAGTAAGGGTAGGAACACTTCGGAGGATCACGGAGAACCTAATACCGGAAATTTTGACCACTAATTTCACTAATCTTCACTAATCAGGAGGATCAGGGCTTGAATCGCACCGGTTTTCAATTGAGTTTTTGCCAAGGGATCAAACGGGATCGGGCATATCGGGATACAGATTAGTGAAGATTAGTGTGATTAGTGGTTTAGAGGAGGCGATCATGGATGCATTGCTGCAGCAGGAGGGGTACGATCTGATGGCGGCGGCGTTCGAGGTGTACAACCGTATGGGCAGCGGTTACCTGGAAGAGGTTTACCACCAGTGCCTGGAACACGAACTCCGCTTGAGAAATATTCCGTACTCGTCCAAACCCGAACTGGAGATCCGATACAAGGGCGTGGTGCTTGAGAAGCGCTACCGGCCCGATTTGCTGGTTTTCGAGGGGATCATCGTCGAACTGAAGGCCGTGAAAGCCCTGGCGCCCGAGCATGAGGCGCAATTGCTCGGATACCTCAAAGCTTCCGGGAAACGCGTCGGCTATCTCCTGAACTTCGGCAGCCTGGACCAACTGGAGTGGAAACGGATGGTGAAGTGAAGGTCGACCGCTGATATTTGAACCACTCATCTCACTAATTCACACTAATGGATTCAGGAGATCAGGTGGTTGACGGGTTTTACTCAGACCACGGAGCAGAAGGCAGATTGGTAACGGTGATTCCGGGAACGGATACGTGGAAAAACCATGTGGGGCAAGTGAAAACTACCGGGGTGGTTGGGAGTTCGGGTTCGGGAGGGTGAATCGCGAATGCGTATCACCTCCGCCCCGGCAAGAAAACAGTCGCTTGTCGGGGCGAAATCGGGTAGAATGCGCGGAACGGGCACGCGGGCCGTCCGCCGCCCGGAAGGCTTGATGAACATGAACTTCTGTCAGAAATGCCACTGGAACAACGAAGACCTCGGCGTGCACTGCGCCCGCTGCGGGGCCACCCTGCTCCCCCCCCTCATCCCCCAGCCCTCGCTCGAGGCCATGGAGGACTTCCAGGACGAGGACAAATTCGAGATCCTCAACCTTCTGGACAGCGTCCGGCGCTTCTCGGAACGACGCCTGGACGGGGTCGATCTGAGCCTCGAACTCCAGTCCCAGTTCAACCTGCGGGTCTCCGTCGTCCTGGAGCGGCTCCTGAAGACCCTGGAAGAGAACGGGACGATCGACCGGAAACACTTCCACCGCGAAGTGGAGGAGGAGGTGGGCCTCAAGCGCTTCAGCCTGGAGCAGAAGGCCCTCCTCGAACGGCGACGGGAAGCCGTGCTCACCCACTGCAACGGGAAGGACGCGGGGGCCTTCGCGGCCCTGGTGGAGTTCGCCTGGCCGCTGCTGTACACGTCCCGGCACCGGGAAGCGGTGGAGGGCCTGCACCGCGCCCTGGAGATGGACCCCGTCAACCCGGTCCTCCTGCGGACCCTGGCGGAGATCCTCTTCATCGGCGGCGACCTGGCCGGCGCCGAGAAGCTCAACCGGCGCCTCCTCGAACGCTTCCCCGACCGGCCGGGGGGCAACATGCTCTCGGCCATGATCCAGCTCAAGCGGGGGAACGCCGCCGCCGCCATCGAGCGGCTCCGGGCCGCCCGGGAGGCGTCGCCGCGCTCCTTCACCCTCCACTTCCTCGCCGGGACCGCCCACTTCCTCAAGCACGAGTTCGAGAAGGCCGGGGAGTCGTTCCGCGAGGCCTGCCGCAGCCGTCCGCTGCCCGTCGTCCCGCCGCTGAGCGCCATGGCCTTCTACCTGGGGAACAAGGTGGCCGACGCGGAGACCCTGCTGGAGGAGAATTCCGCGCTCACCGACGAGACGGGGTTCGCACCCTTTCTGCAGGGGCTGATCCGCCTCCGCCGAAACCAGCCCCGCAAGGCGGACGAGCACTTCCGCCGGGCGACGGCCGCCAACCGCAAGTGGCGGAAGGTGATCTCGCGCCTCGCCACCCCGGGCCCGGACCACACGGAACCGGCCCAGATCCGTTACTTCACGGGCCTGCTCCGCCGTCGCATGGAGGAGATCATGGCCCTGCTCATCAGCGAGATCCAGAACTTCAACGGGTAGTCCGCAAGGAGGACATCATGGCCGACGAAAAAGACCTCAAATCCAAGGCGATCGAGACCGCCTTGTTCCAGATCGAGAAACAGTTCGGGAAAGGGTCCATCATGAAGCTGGGCGACCGGCCCCGGGACCTGGACATCCCCGTCATCCCCCTGGGGATCCTCTCCATCGATGCGGCCCTGGGCGTCGGCGGCATCCCCAAGGGTCGCATCACCGAAATCTACGGCCCGGAGGCCAGCGGCAAGACCACCATCGCCCTGCACGCCATCGCGGCCTGCCAGAAGATGGGCGGCTACGCGGCCTTCATCGACGCCGAGCACGCTCTCGACCCCATCTACGCCAAGAAACTGGGCGTGATCACCGACGAACTGCTGGTCAGCCAGCCCGACTCCGGCGAGCAGGCCCTGGAGATCGCCGAGGTCCTGGTGCGCAGCGGCGCCATCGACATCGTGGTGGTGGATTCCGTGGCCGCCCTGGTGCCCAAGGTGGAACTGGAAGGCGACATGGGCGACCCCACCATGGGCCTCCAGGCGCGCCTCATGAGCCAGGCCCTGCGCAAGCTCACCGCCATCGTGTCCAAGTCGAAGACCAGCCTGATCTTCATCAACCAGGTCCGCGACAAGATCGGGGTCACCTACGGCAACCCCGAGACCACCACCGGCGGTCGGGCCCTCAAGTTCTACGCCACGATCCGGATCGACGTCCGGCGCATCGGCGGCGTCAAGGTGGGGGACAACGACATCGGCAACCGCACCAAGCTCAAGGTGGTGAAGAACAAGATCGCGCCTCCCTTCAAGATGACCGAGTTCGACATCATCTGGGGCGAGGGGGTCTCCCGCGAGGGCGACATGCTGGACCTGGCGGTCAACATGAAGCTGGTGGAGAAGAGCGGGGCCTGGTTCTCCTACGAGGGGACCAAGCTCGGCCAGGGGCGCGAGAACTCCAAGCTCTTCCTGAAGGACAACCCGGACATCGGCAACAAGATCGAGTCCATCGTCCGGGAACGGCTGGGCTTCGCCGACGCCGCCCTGCTCCAGGGCGCGCCGGACGCCTCCGCGGACGCCTGATCGCAACAGGACAATCACCACGAACGACACGAACCACACCAACAAGGACGCAGATGAAGGAATGACGGATAAACGCGCTGGAGGGTAAGCTCGGATGACCCGTCCAAATATCAGGACCGGTTCCGACCCGTTCCGAAGGGTTCGAGGTCAACGGCAACCAGGCCGTGCCGTCCGGACCTACAGCCTACAGCCTAAATCGCTACAGCCTGGAGTTTCCCCGTGATTCTGGCCCGCGTCATCGGCAACATCGAGTCCACCCACAAGCACCTTCAGTACGAGGGGCTCAAGCTTCTTTACGTCCAGCCCCTGGAGGTGGACCTCGAGCCCGTCGGCGACCCCTACATCGCCGCGGACTCGGTGGACGCCGGCGTCGGCGACCTCGTGCTGGTCATCGAGGAGGGGTGGTCCTCCTGGAACGCCGTCGGGAAGGACAAGGCGCCCCTCAACCGCGCCGTGGTGGGGGTGGTGGACAAGATCGAGTTCCTGGAAGGTGCCGCACGATGAGTGACACTCCCGTGATCCTGCTGGCCCACCCGCTCCCCTTCGGCGGCGCGTCCCGTTTCCCGGCGGGGTGGGACGTCCGCGTCGCCCCGCCGTTCGCGGGACCGGCGGAGGTCCCCGCGGGGCTCGGCGATTGCGACGGCCTGGTCACCCTCCTCAACGACACGGTGGACCGACGCTGGATCGATGCAGCCCATCCCCGCCTGCGCCTGATCGCCAACGTGGGAGTGGGCTACAACCACATCGACTGGGAGTACGCCCGGGATCGCGGCGTCATCGTGACCAACACGCCCGGGGTGCTCACCGAGGCCACCGCGGACCTGGCCATGGCCCTGGTCCTGGCCTGTTCCCGCCGGATCGTGGAGGCCGACCGCTTCACCCGCGAGGGGCGCTTCAGGGGATGGGACCTGGAACTGCTCCTGGGCCTCGAACTCGGCGGCGCCACCCTGGGCGTCGTCGGCATGGGCCGCATCGGGAGGGCCGTGGCCCGGCGGGCCGCCGGCTTCGGGATGCGCATCCTCTACACCCGGTCCGGGGAGGGGGACGCCGGCCCGCTCGGTTTCGACGCGCGGCGGGCAACGTTCGAGGACCTCCTGGCGGAGTCCGACGTGGTCACGCTCCACTGCCCCCTGACGCCGAGGACCCGCAAGCTCTTCGACGATGCCGCCTTCGCCTGGATGAAGACCGGGGCCATCCTCGTCAACACCGCCCGGGGGCCGGTGGTGGACGAGGCCGCGCTGGCGCGGGCCCTGCGGTCCGGGAAACTGGCGGCGGCGGGGCTCGACGTGTACGCGGAGGAGCCGGCCATCCCGCCGGAGCTCCTGGCGCTGCCCAACGTGACGGTGCTTCCCCACATCGGGTCCGCCACGGAAAAGGCCCGGCGCGCCATCGTGAACATGGCGGTGGACAACGCGGTGGCGTTTTTCACCACCGGCCGCGCCCTCAACCCCGTGGGGTGAGGGCCGGGGCCGCCGGGGCGAGGGCCCCGGGAACCGGGGGAGACCCCCGAGACTACCCTGTCCGCCAGGCGGACGGAAACGGAAGGTGTCTGATGCGGGCCAAAGTGTACGTGACCTTGAAAAGCGGCGTGCTGGACCCCCAGGGCAAGGCGGTCCAGGGGGCCATCAGGAGCCTGGGGCACGCCGAGGTGCTCGACGTGCGCCAGGGGAAGTACTTCGAGATCCGGCTGACGGACAGCATGAGCCGCGAACGGGCCGGGGCCCTGCTGGACGAACTGGCGAAGACCGTGCTGTCCAACGGCGTCATCGAGAACTACCGGGTGGAACTGGAGGGGTGATGAAATTCGGGGTCGTCGTTTTTCCGGGGTCCAACTGCGACCACGATGCCTACCACGCCGCCAAGCACGTCCTGGGGCAGCCCACGGTCTACCTCTGGCACAAGGACGAGGACCTGCAGGGGTGCGACGTGGTGATCCTCCCCGGGGGCTTCTCCTACGGCGACTACCTCCGGACGGGCGCCATCGCCCGCTTCTCCCCCATCATGAAGTCGGTGGTGCGCTTCGCCGAGGGCGGCGGGAAGGTGCTGGGCATCTGCAACGGATTCCAGATCCTGCTGGAGAGCGGGCTCCTGCCGGGCGCCATGCTGCGCAACAAGGGGCTCAAGTTCATCTGCCGGCCCCAGCACATCCGCGTGGAGACCACCGACACGCCCTTCACCCGGGCTTGCGAGAGCGGGCGGGTCCTGTCCGTCCCCATCGCTCACCACGACGGCAACTACTTTGCCGACGACGAGACCCTGGCCCGGCTCAAGGCCGAAGACCGGGTGGTCTTCCGCTACTGCGACGCCGACGGGACCGTGGGAGCGGCGTCCAACCCCAACGGCTCGGCGGACCACATCGCCGGGATCTGCAACGCGGGCCGCAACGTGGTGGGCCTCATGCCCCACCCCGAGCGCGCCGTGGAGGCCCTCACCGGCTCCGACGACGGCCGCCGGATCTTCGCGTCGCTGCTGTAACCGCGGACCCGTCCGGAGCGGATTTCAACCACGAACCACACCAACCACACGAACGGGTTCCGGGCGCAAGGGCGAAATGTCATCTTCATTGATTTGATTCTGAAGAGATCTTTTTTATAGGAGGGGCATCCATGCCCAAGGTCGCGCTCGTCCTGGTGATCCTCGTCCTCGCGGCCGCCATCGCCATTTCCCTGGCCCTGGTCCAGAAAAAGCCGTCCGTCGCCGCACCGCCGAAACCCTATGTCCGGGCTGAATCGAAGGAGATCCAGGCTTTTTACAAACCCTACGCGGAGTTCATGCCCCGGACCCCGCCGGAGCTGCTGCCGTTTCTGGCGCGGCTGGAGGCCGGGACCGGCCTGAAGCGGACCCTCCGGAATTTCCCCACGGACCGGGAGTCCCTGAAGAAGGCGGCCGCGGCCTTCGCCGCCGCGGCCCGGGAGGTCTTCCAGGCGGAACTCTCGCTCGAGAATCCCCAGGCGGAGCAGCTGGACCGGTTCATCGACGGACATCTCATCGACGAGCGGTTGAGGCCGTTTTTCAAAGGGGAATCCCTTCGCCCGGACCTGTCGGAGACGGAATCGGAACAGTATTTCAAAGAAAGGGAGAAGATCCGGATCCCCAACGAACCGTTGCTTTACTACACCATGGGCGCCTTCTGGGGGGAGTGGCTCGTGCAACACCGGAAAGCGGTCTGGAAGCTCTACCCCCCGCTGAACCCGATTCAGTCATTCCCGGACATGGTCACCACGGGAGCTTCGGTATGTCTGCTCCCCTTCTCCCATGTCGTGAAAAAGCTCTCCGATCCGGAAGGGGATCAACTCACGTTCAAGGCCGCCGTTTCGACGACGCAGAAACGGATGTTCCCGCCATACCCGTTGATCGCCTCACTGGCCGACGTCGAAATATCCGTAACAGACGATCTGCCGGAACAGGTCAGACTGGCAGACTTGGCCGAGAAGGCAGGGGATCACGAAAAGTCGGTCTCGATGTACACAGAGTACATGAACTCCGACCCGAACTCTCCACGGTTGATGGCTCTTGCCATTGATTGTGCTCAGCAAACTGGCCGAGACGATCTGGTGGTGGACTGGTCGAAGCGTCTGCTCCGTCTGTCACCCCGTCACCCGAGAGTTTGCCACAACCTGGCCGTCGTGTACTCGAACGCGCCGGGCCGGATGCCGGAGGCGATCGCCCTCCTGGAAACCGCCCTGAAGGAGGACCCGCAGTACGGCATGGCCCACTACACCCTCGCCTCGTGCCTGGCCGAGACCGGCCGGTTCCCCGAGGCCCGAACCCACCTCGTATGGGTGATCGAGCACGATTCCGCGCTGAAGCAGCGCGCCGAGGAACTGCTGGCGGCCATCAGGGGGAAGTGAACTGTCCGGTATGTGGTCGGGTAACGCCCCTTCCCGGCGGGCCGGGTCGCCGGCCACGGTCGTGGGACCCCTGCGGGGTCCGGGATCGTCCCCGGCTCACCCTCACCCCGGATTGGCGCCCGGGGCTATTCACCGGCTCCCTGCGGGACCGGGTCACCCCAGAAGGTAGCCGTTGGCGGCGTTGGCCTCGATGAGTTCGCGGACTTCGAAGGTCTCGAAGCCCTCGGCGACGAAGGGGTCCTGGCGGGCGAGGTGATCGGCCTCCTCGGTGGAACCCGCGCGGACGGCCACCATGCCGCCCCCGCCGTCCGCGAAGGGGCCGCAGAGGGCGAGCCGGCCGTCCCGTTCCAGCCCCCGCAAGTGCTCCACGTGGCGCCGGATCACCTCCGGCGTGAAAGGCCTGGTTTGCTTGAGGAAGATCACGTAGGTTCGGGTCATGGCTGCCTCGAGGAACGGGATGTCGAAGCGTGATCCTGCCACGGGGCGCCCGAGGACGCAAGGCTTTTCCCGGTGCGCCATGGTTACCCCCGGATCGGACCGATCGGTCGGATTTGACCGATCCGACGGAGGGCACCCTCTCCGGACCTAAAGCCTAAACCCCTACAGCCTAAATCCCTTGTCCGACTGCGATAGCGATACCGATACCGATACCGATACCGATACCGATGGGGGGAGCGGGGAACACGCTGGATTAGCGCGTGACACCGGGGGCTTTTTGGTGTAGATTAAAGGCTTTGGGGGATAGTCATGAGCACGCGCGCCCAGCTCGAAAAAACCCGGAACATCGGCATCATCGCCCACATTGACGCGGGGAAGACCACCGTCACCGAGCGGGTCCTCTACTACGCCGGCAAGATCCACCGCATGGGGGAGGTCCACGACGGGACCGCCACCATGGACTGGATGCTCCAGGAGCAGCAGCGCGGCATCACCATCACCTCCGCCGTCACCAGCTTCGAGTGGGACGGCCACGACATCCACCTGATCGACACCCCGGGCCACGTGGACTTCTCCATCGAGGTGGAGCGGTCCCTCCGCGTCCTGGACGGCGCCGTGGTGGTCTTCTGCGGCGTGGGCGGCGTGCAGCCGCAGTCCGAGACCGTGTGGCACCAGGCCGACAAGCACCGGGTGCCGCGCCTGGCCTTCGTCAACAAGATGGACCGCCCCGGGGCCGACTTCTTCGCCGTGGTGGAGCAGATCCGGAAGAAGCTGGGCGCCGTGCCCCTCCCGCTGGAAATCCCCATTCTCGAGCGCGACACCTTCGTCGGCGTGGTGGACCTGGTCACCCACAAGGCCTACCGGTGGGACGAGGGGTCCCTGGGGGCCGAGGTCCTGGAAAGCCCCGTCCCCGAGGCCATGGAAGAGGAGGTCCGCCTGCACCGCGACCACCTGGTGGAGACCCTGGCGAACGTGGACGACGGCATCGCGGAAAAGTACCTCGAGGGGGTCACCCCGGAAATCCCCGAACTCAACCGGGCGATTCGCCGCTGCACCCTGGACATCCGGCTCGTCCCGGTGCTCTGCGGCGCCGCCCTGCGCAACCGGGGCGTGCAGCCGCTGCTCGGCGCCGTCTGCCGGTACCTCCCCTCGCCCCTCGACCTGCCCCCGGTCACCGGGCGGCACCCCGACACCGGCCAGGCGGAAGTCCGCCACCCCGACGACAAGGAGCCCCTGGCCGCCCTGGTCTACAAGGTGATGATGGAAGAGGGCCGGCGCATGAGCTTCGTCCGGGTCTACTCCGGGGTATTGACGGTCGGCGAGGAGGTCTACCTCCCGGCGCGCCGCGAGAAGGAGCGCGTGGCGAGGATCTTCCTCATGCACGCCAACAAGCGGACCCGCCTGGAAAAAATCGGTGCGGGGAACATCGTGGCCGTCATGGGCCTCAAGTCAGCTGCCACCGGCGAGACCCTGTGCGACGAGGATCACCCCCTGCTCCTGGAACGTATCGACGCCTGCGAGCCCGTCATCTCCATGGCGGTCGAACCCCGCCGGAACGCCGACCTGGACAAGATGCAGGCCACCCTGCACAAGATGAGCGACGAGGACCCCACCTTCTCGGTGAAGGAGGACCCCGACACCGGCCAGACCATCATCTCCGGGATGGGGGAACTCCACCTCGAGGTGATCGTGGACCGGCTGAAGACCGAGTACGAGCTGGAGGTCTCGGTGGGCCGCCCCCAGGTGGTCTACCGCGAGACGGTGGGCGACGTCGCCGAGGGGACGGGCACCTTCGAACACGAGGTGGCCGGCAAGGACCAGTACGCCCAGGTCCGCCTGCAGGTGGAACCCCTGCCCCGCGGGACCGGGAACCGCTTCGAGGGCTTCGAACAGCTGGACGGGATGCCCCCGCTGTTCCGGGACGCCGTCGAAGCCGGCCTGCGGGACGCCTGTTTCGGGGGCGTGATCATGGGTTACCCCCTCGTGGATTTGCGGATCACCGTGCAGGAGGTGGGGACCCGCGAGGGCCAATCCACCGAGGTGGCCCTCAAGGCCGCCGCCATGCACGCGCTGTTCAAGGCCGTCCAGCAGGCCTCCCCATCCCTCCTCGAGCCCGTCATGGCGGTGGAGTGCGTGGTCCCGGAGGAGTACCTGGGCGGGGTCGTGGGCGACCTCGGCGCCCGCGGCGGGCAGGTCCAGGGCATCACGCCGCGGGGCAGCATCTCCGCCATCGACGCGCACGTACCCCTCTCCAGCATGTTCGGGTACGCCCGCGCCATCCGGACCCTCACCCAGGGCCGCGGTGTCTTCTCCATGCAGTTCTCCCACTTCGAGGCCGCCAGCGCCTGACCCTTAAGATTTTCTTTTGAATTTCACCCCGCCTGATGTAGAATATCTAATTTGTATTCGCCGGCGGTCGTGATGAAGATACCGTCAACATTCATCCAGGAGCTCAAGAGCGCCCTGAACATCGTCGAGGTGGCCGGACAGTACATGAAGGTGGTCCGGAAGGGAAGGAACTACTTCGCGCTCTGCCCGTTCCACGGCGAGAAAACCCCCAGCTTCTCCCTCAACGAACAGCTCCAGATCTTCCACTGCTTCGGGTGCGGCAAGGGTGGGGACGTCATCACGCTGTACATGGAACTGGAGCACCTCTCCTACCCCGACGCCGTCCTCCAGCTGGCCGAGCGGGCCCACCTCAAGGTCCCCCGCGAGTCCCCCGACGAGGAGAAATCCTACAACGAGCGAAAGTTCCTCTACACGGTCATGGAGGAGGCGGCCCGCTTCTACCGGCAATCCCTGGAGTCGGAGCGCGGGGGGCCCGGCCGCGAGTACCTCGAACGGCGGCGCATCGGGGGCGACACCATCGAGGCCTTCGGGATCGGCTACGCACCGGGGGACGGTTTCCACCTGGTCAGCTACCTCCGCGGGCTCGGCATGTCGGAAAAACACCTGCTGGACGCCGGGGTGGCGCGCCGCTCCGAGCGGACCGACCGCCTCTACGACTACTTCCGCGACCGGGTGATCGTCCCCATCCGCGACCACCAGGGGCGCATCGTGGCCTTCGGTGGCCGCATCCTGGGCGAGGGGGAGCCCAAGTACCTCAACTCCCAGGAGACGCCCGTCTACCGCAAGGGCGACCACCTCTTCGGCCTGAACCTGGCGGGCCGGCAGATCCGCGACCGGGACGAGGCCGTGCTGGT
This window encodes:
- a CDS encoding DUF4342 domain-containing protein, translated to MSEDPDPRRFRTEEFRVDGSQVVQKIKELVHEGNIRRIVLKNEEGKSLLEVPLTLGVVGAALLPVFAAIGALAALVAKLTIVVEKVEE
- a CDS encoding 4Fe-4S binding protein; this encodes MSTRNIIKIDEEKCDGCGLCVTACAEGAIRIVDGKAKVVGESLCDGLGACLGHCPQGALTIEQREAPDFDPVAVERHLAGEAAPAASACPSAAHARPFHPAGGITGHGCPGSAARTLTRTAPSAADLAVAPPAVSRLENWPVQLHLVPVRAEHLQGADLVIAADCAPFAYPDFHRSFLGGKTLLIGCPKLDDTGAYLDKLTRMFAGNALQSIHVVHMEVPCCFGLVRLVADAVRASGRPVPVKVTKISLGGEILEQAVTHPLPQGA
- a CDS encoding GxxExxY protein; translated protein: MDALLQQEGYDLMAAAFEVYNRMGSGYLEEVYHQCLEHELRLRNIPYSSKPELEIRYKGVVLEKRYRPDLLVFEGIIVELKAVKALAPEHEAQLLGYLKASGKRVGYLLNFGSLDQLEWKRMVK
- a CDS encoding tetratricopeptide repeat protein encodes the protein MNMNFCQKCHWNNEDLGVHCARCGATLLPPLIPQPSLEAMEDFQDEDKFEILNLLDSVRRFSERRLDGVDLSLELQSQFNLRVSVVLERLLKTLEENGTIDRKHFHREVEEEVGLKRFSLEQKALLERRREAVLTHCNGKDAGAFAALVEFAWPLLYTSRHREAVEGLHRALEMDPVNPVLLRTLAEILFIGGDLAGAEKLNRRLLERFPDRPGGNMLSAMIQLKRGNAAAAIERLRAAREASPRSFTLHFLAGTAHFLKHEFEKAGESFREACRSRPLPVVPPLSAMAFYLGNKVADAETLLEENSALTDETGFAPFLQGLIRLRRNQPRKADEHFRRATAANRKWRKVISRLATPGPDHTEPAQIRYFTGLLRRRMEEIMALLISEIQNFNG
- the recA gene encoding recombinase RecA — translated: MADEKDLKSKAIETALFQIEKQFGKGSIMKLGDRPRDLDIPVIPLGILSIDAALGVGGIPKGRITEIYGPEASGKTTIALHAIAACQKMGGYAAFIDAEHALDPIYAKKLGVITDELLVSQPDSGEQALEIAEVLVRSGAIDIVVVDSVAALVPKVELEGDMGDPTMGLQARLMSQALRKLTAIVSKSKTSLIFINQVRDKIGVTYGNPETTTGGRALKFYATIRIDVRRIGGVKVGDNDIGNRTKLKVVKNKIAPPFKMTEFDIIWGEGVSREGDMLDLAVNMKLVEKSGAWFSYEGTKLGQGRENSKLFLKDNPDIGNKIESIVRERLGFADAALLQGAPDASADA
- a CDS encoding EutN/CcmL family microcompartment protein yields the protein MILARVIGNIESTHKHLQYEGLKLLYVQPLEVDLEPVGDPYIAADSVDAGVGDLVLVIEEGWSSWNAVGKDKAPLNRAVVGVVDKIEFLEGAAR
- a CDS encoding D-glycerate dehydrogenase; amino-acid sequence: MSDTPVILLAHPLPFGGASRFPAGWDVRVAPPFAGPAEVPAGLGDCDGLVTLLNDTVDRRWIDAAHPRLRLIANVGVGYNHIDWEYARDRGVIVTNTPGVLTEATADLAMALVLACSRRIVEADRFTREGRFRGWDLELLLGLELGGATLGVVGMGRIGRAVARRAAGFGMRILYTRSGEGDAGPLGFDARRATFEDLLAESDVVTLHCPLTPRTRKLFDDAAFAWMKTGAILVNTARGPVVDEAALARALRSGKLAAAGLDVYAEEPAIPPELLALPNVTVLPHIGSATEKARRAIVNMAVDNAVAFFTTGRALNPVG
- the purS gene encoding phosphoribosylformylglycinamidine synthase subunit PurS, with translation MRAKVYVTLKSGVLDPQGKAVQGAIRSLGHAEVLDVRQGKYFEIRLTDSMSRERAGALLDELAKTVLSNGVIENYRVELEG
- the purQ gene encoding phosphoribosylformylglycinamidine synthase subunit PurQ, which translates into the protein MKFGVVVFPGSNCDHDAYHAAKHVLGQPTVYLWHKDEDLQGCDVVILPGGFSYGDYLRTGAIARFSPIMKSVVRFAEGGGKVLGICNGFQILLESGLLPGAMLRNKGLKFICRPQHIRVETTDTPFTRACESGRVLSVPIAHHDGNYFADDETLARLKAEDRVVFRYCDADGTVGAASNPNGSADHIAGICNAGRNVVGLMPHPERAVEALTGSDDGRRIFASLL
- a CDS encoding tetratricopeptide repeat protein translates to MPKVALVLVILVLAAAIAISLALVQKKPSVAAPPKPYVRAESKEIQAFYKPYAEFMPRTPPELLPFLARLEAGTGLKRTLRNFPTDRESLKKAAAAFAAAAREVFQAELSLENPQAEQLDRFIDGHLIDERLRPFFKGESLRPDLSETESEQYFKEREKIRIPNEPLLYYTMGAFWGEWLVQHRKAVWKLYPPLNPIQSFPDMVTTGASVCLLPFSHVVKKLSDPEGDQLTFKAAVSTTQKRMFPPYPLIASLADVEISVTDDLPEQVRLADLAEKAGDHEKSVSMYTEYMNSDPNSPRLMALAIDCAQQTGRDDLVVDWSKRLLRLSPRHPRVCHNLAVVYSNAPGRMPEAIALLETALKEDPQYGMAHYTLASCLAETGRFPEARTHLVWVIEHDSALKQRAEELLAAIRGK